A DNA window from Oligoflexus sp. contains the following coding sequences:
- a CDS encoding enoyl-CoA hydratase — MSTDGIRSVVAGSVLELVLDRPERKNAFTNAMYSKLTEELNQAAQRAEVAAVLIWGAGNNFSSGNDLKDFLESPPSGTDAPVFHFLSAIASFPKPIVCAVEGFAVGIGTTLLLHADIVYAADNARFQLPFINLGLVPEGGSSLLLPRIAGSKAAQELLYFGEAFDAKAALQHGIINQIVEQPKLLEYARQRAAILATKPRTAMLESKALLKKSQEAELLNHMRVEGDAFIKRLRSPEVAQAIQAFFARK, encoded by the coding sequence ATGAGCACCGATGGTATCCGCAGTGTTGTCGCAGGTTCCGTTCTGGAATTGGTCCTGGACCGTCCTGAGCGCAAGAATGCTTTCACCAACGCCATGTACTCAAAGCTGACTGAGGAATTGAACCAGGCCGCCCAACGGGCCGAGGTCGCGGCCGTCCTGATCTGGGGCGCGGGGAATAATTTCTCGTCAGGCAATGATCTGAAAGATTTTCTGGAATCTCCGCCCTCGGGTACCGATGCCCCGGTCTTCCATTTTTTAAGCGCGATCGCCAGCTTTCCTAAACCCATCGTCTGTGCCGTCGAAGGCTTTGCGGTGGGGATTGGCACCACTTTGCTGCTGCACGCTGATATCGTCTATGCGGCCGACAACGCCCGTTTCCAACTGCCGTTCATCAATCTCGGATTGGTGCCCGAGGGAGGATCGAGCCTTCTGCTTCCCCGTATAGCAGGATCCAAAGCCGCCCAGGAACTTCTTTACTTCGGTGAGGCCTTCGATGCCAAGGCCGCTCTGCAGCATGGCATCATCAATCAGATCGTCGAGCAGCCGAAGCTTTTGGAATATGCGCGGCAGCGCGCAGCAATCCTGGCGACCAAGCCGCGAACGGCCATGCTGGAATCCAAGGCTCTTTTGAAGAAAAGTCAGGAGGCCGAGCTATTGAACCATATGCGCGTGGAAGGCGACGCCTTCATCAAAAGGCTTCGTTCACCTGAAGTCGCCCAGGCGATCCAGGCTTTCTTCGCCCGCAAATGA
- a CDS encoding sensor histidine kinase, which yields MPLFTILMSLLLLQVLLTASLFWDHRGGRMLLLHLGAQTLCWTLLKHLEDPSSQLFSLGMEQTVFWANILLGLVWVDWSLASRPIKILFAGLILLGAAASFLELFEFDVALYVAGTQIALQLVIAFLLAQTIQKDQDVSLSAFLGGWLGLMAIHLWSLVSVLGFEQEPDMSSQFIGAFIAGTAACFRLAWLMISERNQEMERLKDELQARDEALEQKDKQVLEVSEQFLTLEKEFLKMEKDLKRSQAELYQQAKTTSLGQSSVQISYQLQSMLVGSMNRLRRIVQGLEDAGHRDSAVCQQLAVILKSMDQATILTSSLQKFGGGRKESADAMLNVQTWLQEVISLCDQRMKKSDIHLDIKDEAGDLWVKGRVADLMHALLILLNNSCEALEYSEVKRITIELKRVAHEGQEWLRFIISDSGQGVPTGIRARIFQPFFSTKNQGQGSGLGLTIASRIFADHGGGIQLDAEALATTFIVELPLQTSMPQLHEQLP from the coding sequence ATGCCTCTGTTTACGATTCTTATGAGTCTCCTGCTTTTGCAGGTGCTTTTGACTGCGAGTCTCTTTTGGGACCACAGGGGTGGCCGGATGCTGCTTTTGCATCTGGGCGCGCAGACCCTCTGCTGGACTCTTTTGAAGCATTTAGAGGATCCTTCATCGCAGCTCTTCAGCCTCGGCATGGAACAAACCGTATTCTGGGCCAATATCCTCCTCGGTTTGGTTTGGGTGGATTGGTCGCTGGCGTCACGCCCGATCAAAATCCTTTTCGCAGGACTCATACTCCTGGGCGCTGCCGCGTCCTTCCTTGAGCTTTTTGAATTTGACGTCGCGCTTTATGTGGCGGGAACGCAGATCGCCTTGCAGCTCGTGATTGCCTTTCTTTTGGCGCAAACGATCCAAAAGGATCAGGATGTTTCCCTCTCGGCTTTTTTAGGCGGATGGCTGGGCCTTATGGCCATTCATCTGTGGTCCCTTGTGAGCGTTCTCGGCTTCGAGCAGGAGCCGGACATGTCCTCGCAGTTCATTGGCGCTTTCATCGCCGGTACGGCCGCCTGCTTCCGCCTTGCCTGGCTTATGATATCCGAGCGGAATCAGGAAATGGAGCGCCTCAAAGACGAGCTTCAAGCCCGTGACGAGGCTCTGGAGCAAAAAGATAAGCAGGTGCTGGAGGTGTCCGAACAGTTCCTGACTTTGGAAAAAGAATTCTTGAAAATGGAGAAGGATCTGAAGCGGAGCCAGGCGGAGCTTTATCAGCAGGCCAAGACCACAAGCCTCGGCCAATCCTCGGTGCAGATAAGTTATCAGCTTCAGAGCATGCTGGTCGGCAGCATGAATCGGCTGCGGCGCATCGTGCAGGGGCTGGAGGATGCGGGGCATCGCGATTCCGCTGTGTGCCAGCAGCTGGCCGTTATTTTAAAAAGCATGGACCAGGCCACGATCCTGACCAGCTCTTTGCAAAAATTCGGCGGCGGCCGCAAGGAATCCGCGGATGCCATGCTCAATGTTCAGACCTGGCTGCAGGAGGTCATCAGCCTTTGCGATCAGCGTATGAAAAAGAGTGACATCCACCTGGATATCAAAGATGAAGCCGGCGACCTTTGGGTGAAAGGGCGGGTGGCGGATCTGATGCATGCGCTCCTGATTCTTTTGAACAACTCCTGCGAGGCGCTCGAATACAGTGAAGTGAAACGCATCACGATCGAACTGAAGCGCGTGGCGCACGAAGGTCAGGAATGGCTCCGCTTCATTATCAGCGATAGCGGCCAGGGGGTACCGACCGGCATCCGCGCGCGCATCTTCCAGCCCTTCTTTTCCACCAAGAATCAGGGGCAGGGAAGTGGCCTGGGCCTGACCATAGCCTCGCGCATCTTTGCCGATCACGGCGGGGGCATTCAGCTGGATGCCGAAGCGCTGGCCACCACCTTCATCGTCGAGCTGCCGCTGCAGACCTCGATGCCCCAGCTTCACGAACAGCTGCCCTGA
- a CDS encoding twin-arginine translocation signal domain-containing protein translates to MSSNKNNISRRDLIKLTAGTTSALALGGMVPGIMTPEALAQTATQSAVLCVFLPGGCNALFGSADSFSGAGTFGVTNANMLNLGNGLVVDSTFNTLGAFAKANMASVGVAHGIAAHGSAKAAQFTVGNVSPVLTLAAGMGGSGSIKAANVGAEMAPGPGTAVSGTSLQQITDMKSTIDALGGGAPDPTMPKREFAAKGITAAEQMSQQRLKGNPESLVSMTNGYKAAFDTLSKPAQPFNAQELMTAYNLTGTTVNSMMAKFAAAELMIRSGSNVVTAVAGGALTWDTHGDTSGARARQRFAQDIMPGLKVFTDRMVTATSNVTVVIFGDFARSLPGSDHASVTVATVIGPNVKLGTTGKVDANVGLPGGTPGVNGLWGYVATVAKAPAAVVQGFGGNPHTAISKV, encoded by the coding sequence ATGAGCAGCAACAAGAACAATATTTCACGTCGCGATCTTATCAAGCTGACAGCCGGCACCACCAGCGCCCTCGCCCTTGGCGGCATGGTCCCTGGTATCATGACCCCGGAAGCCTTGGCGCAAACCGCCACCCAATCGGCAGTCCTCTGCGTTTTCCTGCCAGGTGGTTGTAACGCTCTCTTCGGTTCGGCCGACTCCTTCAGCGGCGCCGGCACCTTCGGTGTGACGAACGCCAACATGCTGAACCTCGGCAACGGTCTTGTCGTGGACAGCACCTTCAACACCCTCGGCGCCTTCGCGAAAGCGAACATGGCTTCGGTGGGTGTGGCTCACGGCATCGCCGCTCACGGTAGCGCCAAGGCCGCTCAATTTACGGTTGGCAACGTCAGCCCGGTTCTGACACTGGCTGCCGGCATGGGCGGAAGCGGTTCCATCAAAGCCGCCAACGTCGGCGCTGAGATGGCCCCTGGTCCCGGCACGGCTGTCAGTGGAACATCGCTGCAGCAGATCACTGATATGAAATCGACCATCGACGCCCTCGGCGGCGGTGCTCCCGATCCCACGATGCCCAAGCGTGAATTCGCTGCCAAAGGCATCACGGCGGCCGAGCAGATGTCTCAGCAGCGCCTCAAGGGTAACCCTGAGTCTTTGGTGAGCATGACCAACGGTTATAAAGCGGCCTTCGATACTCTTTCGAAGCCTGCGCAACCGTTCAACGCCCAGGAACTGATGACCGCGTATAACCTTACCGGCACCACTGTCAACAGCATGATGGCGAAGTTCGCCGCTGCGGAACTGATGATCCGCTCCGGTTCGAACGTGGTCACGGCTGTCGCCGGTGGCGCTCTGACCTGGGATACGCACGGTGATACATCCGGCGCTCGCGCCCGTCAGCGTTTCGCCCAGGACATCATGCCTGGCCTGAAAGTGTTCACCGATCGCATGGTGACCGCGACCAGCAACGTGACCGTCGTGATCTTCGGTGACTTCGCCCGTTCGCTTCCAGGTTCGGACCATGCGTCTGTAACTGTGGCGACCGTGATCGGCCCGAACGTGAAACTCGGCACCACAGGTAAAGTGGACGCCAACGTCGGTCTGCCCGGCGGCACACCCGGTGTGAACGGTCTTTGGGGTTATGTCGCGACTGTGGCCAAGGCTCCCGCTGCGGTGGTGCAGGGCTTCGGTGGCAACCCACACACAGCGATCAGCAAGGTCTAA
- a CDS encoding bifunctional methionine sulfoxide reductase B/A protein, with protein sequence MSQRQLTPFESWVMEQKGTERPFTGLYVNTTAPGVYHCKKCGTALYRSEDKFHSECGWPSFDDEIPGAVERKTDADGSRTEILCKNCGAHLGHVFKGERFTAKNTRHCVNSVSLEFQPTKVPGVRTVVLASGCFWGTEYYLGRIPGVLKTVVGYTGGHVDNPSYKQVCTGTTGHVEATEVTYDPVQVDLAEILRVFFETHDFSQTDGQGPDIGPQYLSVLFYENDEEKKLAEDLIGQLKAKGMKVATALKPRVKFWPAEDYHQHYYESKGDIPYCHRYREIFTRS encoded by the coding sequence ATGTCACAAAGGCAACTAACACCCTTCGAAAGTTGGGTGATGGAACAAAAAGGTACCGAGCGTCCCTTTACGGGGCTTTACGTCAACACCACAGCACCTGGCGTTTATCACTGTAAAAAATGTGGAACGGCGCTGTATCGCAGCGAAGACAAGTTCCATTCCGAATGCGGTTGGCCGAGCTTTGATGATGAAATTCCTGGCGCCGTGGAACGCAAGACCGACGCCGATGGGTCGCGGACCGAGATTCTCTGTAAAAACTGTGGGGCTCACCTTGGCCATGTCTTCAAAGGCGAGCGCTTTACCGCAAAAAATACCCGTCACTGCGTGAATAGCGTCTCCTTGGAATTCCAACCGACCAAAGTTCCGGGCGTGCGCACCGTGGTGCTGGCGTCGGGCTGCTTTTGGGGGACGGAATACTATCTGGGACGCATACCGGGCGTATTAAAGACCGTGGTCGGGTATACCGGCGGGCATGTGGACAATCCGAGCTACAAACAGGTATGCACGGGGACGACGGGGCATGTCGAAGCCACGGAAGTGACCTACGATCCGGTGCAGGTGGACCTTGCGGAAATTCTGCGGGTGTTTTTCGAAACCCACGATTTTTCGCAGACGGATGGGCAGGGCCCTGATATCGGTCCCCAGTATTTATCGGTGCTGTTCTATGAAAATGATGAAGAAAAAAAGTTGGCCGAGGATTTGATTGGTCAGCTGAAAGCCAAGGGCATGAAAGTGGCGACGGCTTTGAAGCCGCGCGTCAAGTTCTGGCCAGCCGAGGATTATCACCAGCATTATTACGAAAGCAAAGGTGATATCCCCTACTGCCATCGGTATCGGGAGATCTTTACAAGGTCGTGA
- the fabA gene encoding bifunctional 3-hydroxydecanoyl-ACP dehydratase/trans-2-decenoyl-ACP isomerase encodes MLYAEFLERSSFNKQELIAHANGLLVEDTPIPEFGRIPAPPFLMFDRIIELKRNGSTGSIIAEQDVQLDAWYFQCHFKGDPVQPGCLGLDAVWQLVGFYCFANGGLGSGRALGCESVEFLGQIRPHDKVVRYEVNIRRLSILKGKGAAIAVGDARVLVDDQPIYNIKGARVGSFTGINYPDYPLPSANSRGGILVR; translated from the coding sequence ATGCTTTACGCAGAATTTCTAGAGCGCAGCTCTTTTAACAAGCAGGAATTGATCGCCCATGCCAATGGCCTGCTTGTGGAAGATACTCCAATACCCGAGTTTGGCCGCATTCCCGCGCCTCCCTTCCTGATGTTCGATCGCATTATCGAATTGAAGCGCAATGGCTCCACCGGCTCCATCATTGCCGAGCAGGATGTCCAACTCGACGCTTGGTATTTCCAATGCCACTTCAAAGGCGATCCTGTACAGCCGGGCTGTCTTGGCCTCGATGCGGTATGGCAACTCGTGGGTTTCTACTGCTTTGCCAATGGCGGCCTTGGCAGCGGTCGCGCGCTGGGCTGCGAGAGCGTGGAATTCCTGGGCCAGATTCGTCCGCATGACAAGGTTGTGCGTTATGAAGTGAACATTCGCCGTCTTTCCATTCTGAAGGGCAAAGGCGCGGCTATCGCCGTCGGTGATGCGCGCGTCCTGGTGGATGATCAACCGATTTATAATATCAAAGGCGCCCGTGTCGGCAGCTTCACCGGTATCAATTATCCCGACTATCCGCTGCCATCAGCCAACTCGCGCGGCGGTATCCTGGTTCGATAA
- a CDS encoding beta-ketoacyl-[acyl-carrier-protein] synthase family protein, with amino-acid sequence MSTRRVVVTGMGVVAPNGHGLATFSQALRQGQSGLRHQPELEQLKFGCQVAGVPQNIDSVKTSYFSPDELLAMNTAMTFACIAGVDAWKDAGLPLPEFGSDHVNEETGAIIGTGIGGVDTLSEKVIPQASAGNVRRLGSTIIEQIMASSVSARFGGLFALGNQVTTNSSACSTGTEALIMGVQRIRDGLAERMMVGGAEGAHPYIWAGFDAMRVLNRNSNDNPAAASRPLSATAKGFIPGSGGGVLVVESLESAEARGARIYAEVLGASINCGGMRRGGSMTAPSPYSVRRCIRDALMNAGIQSEELDYINGHLTATGADPLEVGNWLSALELPAEKFPLINSTKSMIGHALGAAGAIECIATVLQMHEGFVHPSLNSEDLHPDIVKIAASIPHEAKNKAIQVAAKSSFGFGDVNSCVVFRKWAY; translated from the coding sequence ATGAGTACAAGACGCGTTGTCGTTACAGGTATGGGCGTCGTGGCCCCCAATGGTCATGGTCTGGCGACCTTCAGCCAGGCTCTGCGCCAGGGTCAATCCGGTCTGCGTCATCAGCCGGAACTTGAGCAGCTCAAATTCGGCTGCCAGGTCGCGGGCGTTCCTCAGAACATTGATAGTGTGAAGACATCCTACTTCAGCCCGGATGAGCTTTTGGCCATGAACACCGCCATGACCTTCGCCTGCATCGCCGGCGTGGATGCATGGAAGGATGCGGGCCTGCCCCTGCCGGAATTCGGTTCCGATCATGTGAACGAGGAAACCGGCGCCATCATCGGCACGGGCATCGGCGGGGTCGATACCCTTTCGGAAAAAGTGATTCCCCAGGCCAGCGCCGGTAACGTCAGGCGCCTCGGCAGTACCATTATTGAGCAGATCATGGCCAGCTCAGTGAGCGCCCGTTTCGGTGGGCTCTTCGCTTTGGGCAATCAGGTCACGACCAATAGCAGCGCCTGCAGCACGGGCACTGAGGCCCTTATCATGGGCGTGCAGCGCATTCGCGATGGCCTGGCCGAGCGTATGATGGTCGGCGGCGCGGAAGGTGCGCATCCTTATATTTGGGCTGGTTTTGATGCCATGCGCGTTTTGAACCGTAACAGCAACGATAATCCCGCGGCAGCCTCGCGACCACTCAGCGCCACAGCCAAAGGCTTCATTCCCGGCAGCGGCGGCGGCGTTTTGGTCGTTGAATCCCTGGAATCCGCCGAAGCCCGCGGCGCGCGGATCTATGCTGAAGTTTTGGGCGCCTCCATCAACTGCGGCGGTATGCGTCGGGGTGGAAGCATGACAGCCCCAAGCCCCTACAGCGTGCGCCGTTGTATTCGCGATGCGCTGATGAATGCAGGTATACAGTCCGAGGAACTCGATTATATCAACGGTCACCTCACGGCCACCGGCGCTGATCCTTTGGAAGTCGGCAACTGGCTGTCGGCCCTTGAATTACCCGCGGAAAAATTCCCACTGATCAACTCGACCAAGTCCATGATCGGTCATGCTCTGGGCGCGGCCGGGGCGATTGAGTGTATTGCCACAGTCCTTCAGATGCATGAAGGCTTTGTTCATCCTTCGCTCAATAGCGAGGATCTGCATCCTGATATCGTGAAGATTGCCGCGAGCATTCCGCACGAGGCCAAAAACAAGGCCATTCAGGTGGCTGCCAAGTCCAGCTTCGGTTTTGGTGACGTCAATAGCTGCGTTGTTTTCAGAAAATGGGCCTACTGA
- a CDS encoding TolC family protein, which produces MLTWQAAVSEASRNNAELKAAQENLQSANANVQVARAGYLPEVSASFTAGVNGSDASAGNSRPSSYSELQARTQDIYGASIQASETIFDGFATQSRVSQAQARVQEAEQQIRILKARLSYDLKTSYSGMMQAQRSLRLYQDIIKRREENLRLVELRFAGGQENKGAVRLSEAYLRQARFEEMQARDNLNVARSRLNKVLGRGDDSSYELRNDVPIGEIPGLVDFTALARNTPDFRLSVAQEQTATADLSLSRAGFYPQLGVKGSIGRQDEQFFPENQSWSLSLVLTVPLFSGGSDYYARQGAINRLTAASLTRENAERDIVARLRQAHVNLLESSERLKVDESFQEAVTLRAEIARSKYNNGLTTFDDWDLIESDLINRQRAVLSSQGNRVIAEAAWEQAQGRGALQ; this is translated from the coding sequence TTGCTGACATGGCAAGCCGCGGTAAGCGAGGCCAGTCGCAACAATGCCGAACTCAAAGCCGCTCAGGAAAATCTGCAGTCTGCCAATGCCAATGTGCAGGTCGCTCGGGCCGGTTATCTGCCAGAGGTGAGCGCAAGCTTTACAGCAGGCGTGAACGGCAGCGACGCGAGCGCGGGAAATTCCCGGCCTTCGAGTTACTCCGAACTGCAGGCGCGCACCCAGGACATCTATGGCGCTTCGATTCAAGCGAGTGAAACCATCTTCGATGGCTTTGCCACGCAGTCGCGCGTGAGTCAGGCTCAGGCCCGCGTTCAGGAAGCCGAGCAGCAGATCCGGATTCTGAAGGCGCGCCTTTCCTATGATCTGAAAACTTCATACTCGGGCATGATGCAGGCGCAGCGTTCCCTTCGTCTTTATCAGGATATCATCAAGCGTCGTGAAGAAAACCTGAGGCTGGTCGAACTCCGCTTCGCGGGAGGCCAGGAAAATAAGGGCGCTGTCAGGCTTTCTGAAGCCTATCTCCGCCAGGCGCGCTTTGAAGAGATGCAGGCGCGCGATAATCTGAACGTGGCGCGTTCACGTTTGAACAAGGTCCTCGGCCGAGGGGATGACAGCAGCTATGAACTGCGCAATGACGTTCCCATCGGCGAAATTCCCGGTCTTGTCGATTTCACCGCGCTGGCCCGCAACACGCCTGACTTTCGCTTGAGCGTGGCCCAGGAGCAGACCGCCACGGCCGATCTCTCCCTTTCGCGGGCCGGATTTTATCCGCAGCTCGGTGTGAAAGGCAGCATCGGTCGGCAGGATGAGCAGTTCTTTCCCGAAAATCAAAGCTGGTCGCTCAGCCTCGTCCTGACCGTTCCCCTCTTTTCCGGCGGCAGTGATTACTATGCGCGGCAGGGTGCGATCAATCGTCTCACGGCTGCGAGCCTTACGCGTGAAAATGCCGAGCGCGATATCGTGGCCCGTCTGCGCCAGGCGCACGTCAACCTTTTGGAATCGTCGGAGCGATTGAAGGTGGATGAGAGCTTCCAGGAAGCCGTCACGCTGCGGGCGGAAATCGCGCGCAGTAAATATAACAATGGCCTGACAACCTTTGACGACTGGGATCTGATTGAAAGTGATCTGATCAATCGGCAGCGCGCGGTGCTATCCAGTCAAGGCAATCGAGTGATCGCGGAAGCCGCATGGGAACAAGCGCAGGGAAGAGGAGCACTGCAGTGA
- a CDS encoding efflux RND transporter periplasmic adaptor subunit, whose protein sequence is MSQAKSKSRLKIWIILGVVLILAGGGYYYYKKKKSVPTASYTEAQVTREDLQITILSTGIVQPENRLEIKPPIAGRVEEVLVAEGQDVKKGQILAWMSSTERAALLDAARAKGAAEVKRWEELYRPTPIMAPINGTIILRNVEAGQTFSNADSVFSMSNRLTIKAQVDETDLAQIKKGQTTNVVLDAYPKEKIPGKVEKLAYDAKTVNNVTTYTVDILPDNTPDFMRSGMTANVTFLVSEKPQALTIPSEAIRFVDGKPSVLLPNPKDKKKPIEHPIKIGVNDGKRTEVLEGLEEGATILIADISMGSNAAGGNPFMPMGRPRGSSGNRGGR, encoded by the coding sequence GTGAGTCAAGCGAAGTCGAAATCCCGTCTGAAAATTTGGATTATCCTGGGCGTCGTCCTGATTCTTGCGGGCGGAGGCTATTATTACTATAAGAAAAAGAAGAGCGTTCCCACCGCAAGCTATACCGAAGCCCAGGTCACGCGCGAGGACCTGCAGATCACGATCCTCAGCACCGGCATCGTGCAGCCGGAAAACCGTTTGGAGATCAAACCGCCGATCGCCGGTCGCGTGGAAGAGGTTTTGGTGGCCGAAGGCCAGGACGTGAAAAAAGGCCAGATCCTCGCCTGGATGAGTTCGACCGAACGCGCGGCGCTTTTGGATGCGGCGCGGGCCAAAGGCGCGGCCGAGGTGAAACGCTGGGAGGAACTCTATCGACCGACGCCGATCATGGCTCCGATCAATGGCACCATCATCCTGCGCAATGTGGAGGCGGGTCAGACCTTCTCGAATGCGGACTCCGTTTTCTCGATGTCGAATCGTTTGACGATCAAGGCCCAGGTGGATGAAACCGACCTTGCTCAAATCAAGAAGGGCCAGACCACCAACGTCGTGCTCGATGCCTATCCCAAGGAAAAAATTCCCGGCAAAGTGGAAAAGCTCGCCTATGATGCGAAGACCGTGAATAACGTGACGACCTATACCGTCGATATTCTGCCGGATAATACCCCTGATTTCATGCGCAGCGGGATGACCGCGAACGTCACCTTCCTCGTCTCGGAAAAACCCCAGGCCCTCACCATCCCCAGTGAAGCCATACGATTCGTGGACGGCAAGCCTTCCGTGCTCCTGCCCAATCCCAAGGATAAAAAGAAACCGATCGAGCATCCGATCAAAATCGGTGTGAACGATGGCAAGCGCACCGAGGTCCTGGAGGGTCTGGAAGAAGGCGCCACGATCCTGATCGCCGATATTTCGATGGGAAGCAACGCCGCTGGCGGCAACCCCTTCATGCCGATGGGCCGTCCGCGTGGAAGCAGCGGCAACA